The following are encoded in a window of Arthrobacter antioxidans genomic DNA:
- a CDS encoding GlxA family transcriptional regulator, translating to MLSRVAVIVLPGLAVFEFGVVCEVFGVDRSALGVGLPAFDLRVCTPVPGMVRTASGVSLQVDDDLTGADDADLVIMAPFPDGTAVPGAVLDALRAADRRGARIFSVCSGAFALAEAGLLDGRSATTHWKYTRSLAEAYPGTRVDENVLYVEDGSILTSAGTASGIDASLHLIRQEFGPKAATAIARGMVVPPHRDGGQAQFIERPIPTECGASMEELLVWLEDHLDQDISVATLARRLHMSERTFARRFRAETGTTPAAWLTGQRLLRAQSLLEETRLTIDAVARAAGFGQAVLLRHHFQKALGVSPAAYRRTFRGSDKGCDLDLHELEEQFGGRALSR from the coding sequence ATGCTCTCCAGGGTCGCCGTGATCGTCCTGCCAGGCCTCGCCGTCTTCGAGTTCGGCGTGGTCTGCGAGGTGTTCGGCGTGGACCGCTCGGCCCTCGGCGTCGGGCTCCCCGCCTTCGACCTCCGCGTCTGCACTCCCGTCCCCGGGATGGTCCGGACGGCGTCGGGCGTGTCCCTGCAGGTCGACGACGACCTCACGGGCGCCGACGACGCCGACCTCGTGATCATGGCTCCCTTCCCGGACGGCACGGCGGTGCCCGGCGCCGTCCTGGACGCCCTCCGGGCCGCGGACCGCCGGGGCGCACGCATCTTCTCGGTCTGCTCGGGGGCGTTCGCCCTCGCCGAGGCCGGGCTCCTGGACGGCCGCTCGGCGACGACGCACTGGAAGTACACCCGGAGCCTGGCCGAGGCCTACCCGGGCACCCGCGTCGACGAGAACGTGCTCTACGTCGAGGACGGCAGCATCCTCACGAGCGCCGGCACGGCGTCGGGGATCGACGCGAGCCTGCACCTCATCCGGCAGGAGTTCGGCCCGAAGGCAGCGACGGCGATCGCCCGCGGCATGGTGGTGCCCCCGCACCGCGACGGCGGCCAGGCGCAGTTCATCGAGCGGCCCATCCCCACGGAGTGCGGCGCCTCCATGGAGGAACTGCTCGTGTGGCTCGAGGACCACCTGGACCAGGACATCTCCGTGGCGACCCTCGCCCGACGCCTGCACATGAGCGAGCGGACCTTCGCCCGGCGCTTCCGCGCGGAGACGGGTACGACGCCGGCCGCCTGGCTCACCGGGCAGCGCCTGCTGCGCGCCCAGTCGCTGCTGGAGGAGACGCGCCTGACCATCGACGCCGTCGCCCGTGCGGCAGGTTTCGGGCAGGCGGTGCTGCTGCGCCACCACTTCCAGAAAGCCCTCGGCGTCAGCCCCGCCGCGTACCGCCGCACCTTCCGGGGATCCGACAAGGGCTGCGACCTCGACCTGCACGAGCTGGAGGAACAGTTCGGCGGGCGGGCCCTCAGCCGGTGA
- a CDS encoding DUF4193 domain-containing protein: MATDYDEPRVRPEDQPANESLEAIQAQRSATTQTALIDVEDGETAEGIDLPGADLSHEELLIQVIPQQEDEFTCMSCFLVHHRSQLAREKNGDKYCAECEG; encoded by the coding sequence ATGGCAACCGACTACGACGAGCCGCGCGTTCGTCCGGAAGACCAGCCGGCCAACGAGTCGTTGGAGGCAATTCAGGCTCAGCGCAGCGCAACCACGCAGACCGCGCTGATCGACGTCGAGGACGGTGAGACCGCCGAAGGCATCGACCTTCCGGGCGCCGACCTCTCGCATGAGGAACTCCTGATCCAGGTCATCCCCCAGCAGGAGGACGAGTTCACCTGCATGTCCTGTTTCCTGGTGCACCACCGCAGCCAGCTTGCGCGCGAGAAGAACGGCGACAAGTACTGCGCCGAGTGTGAGGGCTGA
- a CDS encoding SOUL family heme-binding protein, which yields MTEQQPYTLIDTYPGFELRAYPAHVVAELDVDTAFDSAGNAAFRTLASYIFGANTSRRKLAMTAPVTQQASTPAGEGGSEQLAMTAPVTQQRAPTGHTVAFVLPVDVSFATAPVPDDPRIRVVQKPAATTAVVSFSGRGGRASFERHLQGLLAAVGKAAFVPRGEPRYARFDPPITPGVFRHNEVQIDVVGMHGEKSHP from the coding sequence ATGACGGAACAGCAGCCCTACACCCTCATCGACACCTATCCGGGGTTCGAACTGCGGGCCTACCCGGCGCATGTCGTGGCCGAGCTGGATGTCGACACGGCGTTCGACAGCGCCGGCAATGCCGCCTTCCGGACGCTCGCCTCGTACATCTTCGGTGCGAACACGTCGCGGCGGAAACTCGCCATGACGGCACCCGTGACGCAGCAGGCGTCCACCCCGGCCGGGGAGGGGGGATCGGAGCAGCTGGCGATGACGGCCCCGGTGACCCAGCAGCGGGCACCGACCGGGCACACCGTGGCATTCGTGCTGCCCGTCGATGTGTCCTTCGCCACTGCGCCGGTCCCCGACGACCCCCGCATCCGCGTGGTACAGAAGCCCGCGGCCACCACCGCCGTCGTGTCCTTCTCCGGCCGCGGAGGCCGTGCATCCTTCGAGCGGCACCTCCAGGGACTGCTGGCGGCAGTAGGGAAGGCAGCCTTCGTGCCGCGGGGCGAACCCCGGTACGCGCGCTTCGATCCGCCTATCACGCCCGGGGTCTTCCGTCACAACGAAGTTCAGATCGACGTGGTGGGGATGCATGGAGAAAAGTCCCATCCGTAA
- a CDS encoding DNA-3-methyladenine glycosylase family protein: MSRTAILAPNGALAAGPMAAILANHAIPGCEIAEREGRSHTRLLPTPGGPRRITVTIRPDDVELTADTDDDDEFAHLARTTRRWLDLDTDTTAVERAFDADPLLGPLVRRRPGLRAVGYPDAFEAAVMTVLGQQVSVAAGGTFGGRLAAAYGEPSSWGLTLFPTPRSVADAPHEELRAAVGVTRTRAATVQNVARAVVDGLTLDPEADHPRVRRELLAIPGIGPWSADYLAVRVLRDPDAFTPGDLVARRAMGNPSIRDAERLSQAWRPYRAYALFHLWTAATYDGP; this comes from the coding sequence GTGAGCCGCACCGCGATCCTCGCCCCGAACGGCGCCCTCGCGGCGGGTCCCATGGCGGCGATCCTCGCGAACCACGCCATCCCGGGGTGCGAGATCGCCGAGCGCGAGGGCCGCTCGCACACCAGGCTCCTCCCCACGCCGGGCGGCCCGCGCCGCATCACGGTCACCATCCGGCCCGACGACGTCGAACTCACCGCGGACACGGACGACGACGACGAGTTCGCGCATCTCGCGCGCACCACGCGCCGCTGGCTGGACCTGGACACGGACACGACCGCCGTCGAGCGCGCGTTCGACGCCGACCCGCTGCTCGGCCCGTTGGTCCGGCGGCGCCCCGGGCTGCGCGCCGTCGGCTACCCCGACGCCTTCGAGGCCGCCGTCATGACCGTCCTCGGCCAGCAGGTCTCCGTCGCCGCGGGCGGCACCTTCGGCGGCAGGCTCGCCGCGGCGTACGGGGAGCCGTCGTCGTGGGGCCTGACGCTGTTCCCGACGCCGCGATCCGTCGCCGACGCACCGCACGAGGAGCTGCGCGCCGCGGTGGGCGTGACCCGCACGCGGGCCGCGACCGTGCAGAACGTGGCCCGCGCCGTCGTCGATGGCCTGACGCTGGACCCGGAGGCCGATCACCCGCGGGTGCGCAGGGAGCTGCTCGCTATCCCCGGGATCGGCCCGTGGTCCGCCGACTATCTGGCGGTGCGGGTCCTGCGCGATCCCGATGCGTTCACGCCGGGCGATCTCGTGGCACGCCGCGCCATGGGGAACCCGAGCATCCGGGACGCCGAGAGGCTGTCGCAGGCCTGGCGCCCCTATCGCGCCTACGCCCTGTTCCATCTCTGGACGGCCGCCACCTACGACGGACCCTAG
- a CDS encoding AEC family transporter, with protein sequence MITQTLVALGPVIGLIALGYGLRARSFLAPAFWPPAERLCYFVLLPALFISGTATADLAGLPIALMAPVLAGSVLLTVLGLVLAQRRLDLDGPAFTSVLQGSIRFNNYLGLSIALALFGSDGVALAAIANTILVPLVNILCTLAFARYGAERLTVGGAVRSIATNPLILGCLIGILLNVTGVGLPPGVDGFVRTLGTASLPLGLLCVGAALELRSMGRNLGAVALATSVKFVVLPGLGVAGCLLLGLTGAPAATVILFLSLPTASSAYVMARALGGDSRLMASTITLQTVAAVAYLPLVFLVIGGVTG encoded by the coding sequence GTGATCACCCAGACCCTCGTTGCGCTCGGCCCGGTGATCGGCCTGATCGCCCTCGGCTACGGCCTCCGGGCGCGCAGTTTCCTGGCGCCGGCCTTCTGGCCACCCGCCGAACGTCTCTGCTACTTCGTCCTGCTGCCCGCACTGTTCATCAGCGGCACCGCGACGGCCGATCTCGCCGGACTGCCGATCGCCCTCATGGCGCCGGTTCTCGCCGGGTCGGTGCTCCTCACGGTGCTCGGACTCGTCCTCGCGCAGCGCCGCCTCGACCTCGACGGCCCCGCCTTCACCTCCGTGCTCCAGGGCAGCATCCGGTTCAACAACTACCTCGGGCTCTCCATCGCCCTCGCCCTGTTCGGGTCCGACGGCGTGGCGCTCGCCGCCATCGCCAACACCATCCTCGTGCCGCTCGTGAACATCCTCTGCACGCTCGCCTTCGCGCGCTACGGCGCCGAGCGGCTGACCGTCGGCGGCGCCGTCCGCAGCATCGCCACGAACCCGTTGATCCTCGGCTGCCTGATCGGGATCCTGCTGAACGTCACCGGTGTCGGCCTGCCGCCCGGCGTCGACGGCTTCGTGCGGACCCTCGGGACGGCGTCCCTGCCGCTCGGCCTGCTTTGCGTGGGCGCGGCGCTCGAGCTCCGCAGCATGGGCAGGAACCTCGGCGCCGTGGCGCTGGCCACCTCGGTCAAGTTCGTGGTGCTGCCCGGCCTCGGCGTCGCCGGGTGCCTGCTGCTCGGGCTCACGGGGGCGCCGGCCGCCACGGTGATCCTCTTCCTGTCCCTGCCCACGGCGTCCTCGGCCTACGTGATGGCGCGGGCCCTCGGCGGGGACTCGCGCCTCATGGCCTCGACGATCACCCTGCAGACCGTCGCCGCCGTGGCCTACCTGCCGCTCGTGTTCCTCGTCATCGGGGGCGTCACCGGCTGA
- a CDS encoding alpha/beta hydrolase, with translation MRPSHVIVLPGGGYTMLSDNEGEVVAERLRSFGLSAGVFDYPVRTRHPGPLDAVRAEIRRVRATGVDRVALLGFSAGGHLAGHAALAPSARDDERVDAVVLGYPVVSMELATHRGSQDELLGPDAGGTVRAATSLDRLVTRDAPPFFLWHTAADEDVPVEHAYRLGLALVAHAVPHALHVFEEGEHGLGLAEGQGAAEQWGPLAAAWLQARGW, from the coding sequence ATGAGGCCTTCCCACGTCATCGTGCTGCCCGGTGGCGGCTACACCATGCTGTCCGACAACGAGGGCGAGGTGGTCGCCGAGCGGCTCCGCTCCTTCGGCCTGTCCGCCGGCGTCTTCGACTATCCCGTGAGGACCCGCCACCCCGGGCCGCTCGACGCCGTCCGCGCGGAGATCCGCCGGGTCCGCGCCACCGGCGTCGACCGTGTGGCGCTGCTCGGCTTCTCGGCCGGCGGCCATCTCGCCGGACACGCGGCGCTCGCTCCGAGCGCGCGCGACGACGAACGCGTGGACGCCGTGGTGCTCGGCTACCCGGTGGTGTCCATGGAACTCGCGACGCACCGCGGATCGCAGGACGAACTGCTCGGGCCCGACGCCGGGGGGACGGTCCGTGCCGCGACCTCGCTCGACCGGCTGGTCACCCGGGACGCGCCGCCATTCTTCCTCTGGCATACAGCAGCGGACGAGGACGTCCCCGTGGAGCACGCCTACCGGCTCGGGCTGGCGCTCGTGGCCCACGCCGTGCCGCACGCCCTGCACGTCTTCGAGGAGGGCGAGCACGGGCTGGGCCTCGCGGAGGGACAGGGCGCCGCCGAGCAGTGGGGCCCCCTGGCCGCCGCATGGCTCCAGGCGCGGGGCTGGTGA